CACCACCCGCTTGCCGATCCAGGACGCGTCCTCGCAGGCCTCCACGTGGCCCAGGAACTCGTGGCCCAGAACTCCGGTGAATCCCATGTAGCCCTTCATGAGTTCCAGGTCGGTCTTGCAGACCCCGGCCAACTGGACCCGGACGAGGGCCCAGCCTGGTTTGACCTCGGGACGGGGATGGTCCTCGACGTATTGGAGTTTTTGGCCGTTGAACACGATGGCTTTCATGACGGGCATGGGGTCCTCCTGATAGTTTGCGTTATACGTTCATGCTGGCGTGGCGCAGGCTTGATCAAAGACGGGCGGGCAGATGGAACGTGTCAGTAGACCTCGTCATGTTTTCCCACGTCGATCAAGACAATCAAATCATCTCCGGAGTCCTGGTCCATTTCAAAAGAAAAGACGATTCGGCAATCGTAATCAGCACGACAGGCCCAAAGGCCTTCAAGTTTGCCGTGGAGTTTGTGAGATTTCAGGCTCGGACTGAAGGGGTCCATGCAGAGGATTCCCAGGGCATCGAACAGCTTTTGCCGAAGAAGCGGGTTATTCCGGGAAGCCTTTTTAAATCCGCGCTTGAAGCTTTCCGACCAAGCGAACCTATAC
This genomic window from Deltaproteobacteria bacterium contains:
- a CDS encoding type II toxin-antitoxin system mRNA interferase toxin, RelE/StbE family, which encodes YRFAWSESFKRGFKKASRNNPLLRQKLFDALGILCMDPFSPSLKSHKLHGKLEGLWACRADYDCRIVFSFEMDQDSGDDLIVLIDVGKHDEVY